The DNA window tctttttataataataatgtttattcaccaatataataAAGAATTATCCCTaaaatagatacatatacagaatacaaTGCAAAAGGGATTAAGAAATAGCAAAGCTGGTCAAGCTTTTCATATTCTTTATTTCACATGGTCGTATCTCACACACACGTTTTTACCTTGCAGGAAACATAGAGGTTGTTCCACCGGGGTTGAATTACATGATACAGAATTCATATACCTTAACTGTAACCATAGACGACGGTACATTTACAGACACGCAGGACCTCTACGTACAAGTAAGGGACGAAAACGCAGGACCAATTATCCTCAATCTTCCTGATACGATAAGCATAACAGAAGATTCGTTGGGAGGAAATGTGTTCTTTACATTATCACCATACGATATTGATGGAGACACCGcaatatgtacattttcacCGAATCCTAATGATGGAAATTTCGATTTTAATTCAACAAGTAAGaatttagtttattagtttttgttttttccaGTCTGAACATTATTTTTTGGCACTGATATAAGACTCGAAGGTATGTGAAGTTGTATCTTCCGCTCAATGCTGCTATTTGTGGAAGTCAGAGGTATAGCATAGGGCTCAAATGACTAGTACAAACTGTCAGTGATATTAGTAAAATAACGTTAGAAGAAGGAAACATTGTGGATTTTTACAAAACACAATACTATTATTTCGTCCTTGAATGTTTTTATCCTGACGACACCTCACTATTTTATCACAGCTTATGAAATAGGATTGGTCACTGCACCTTCTCTGGATGCTGAGACAACGTCATCGTACGAGATAACTGTAGTATGTAATGACGGAATGATCATAGGACCATCAGCTAAACTCACTGTCAACGTCACAGCTGTGAATGAACCACCGGTGATATTGAATTTACCAGCCACTGTCACTGTTCCAGAGGATGCCTTCAACGCAGCTGGAATATTTCTAGTTGATGGTTATGACGTAGATGGAGATGAAGTCAACTTCACTATCAGTGTTTCCCCTACCAGTGGTCAAAGCAAGTTTTCTGTAGCCGACGTAGGTAAGTGAAGTACACCATAACACAgatataataatttaaaataaaggGGAGAGTCAACAAGTTgtcaggtgtgtgtgtgtgtgtgtgtgtgtgtgtgtgtgtgtgtgtgtgtgtgtgtgtgtgtgtgtgtgtgtgacagagacagagacagagacagagagacagctTTAATTGTTTGGTTTTCTTTCCCTCTCCAATAGCCCTGTTTGATGATGGACAAATTCGTATAGTCAACAATCCCAACTTTGACTATGAAACCGTTAATCAATATATCATTATTGTGGAAGCTTCAGACGGCATTTATACAGCTACAGGTACCTTGAATGTTGATATAACTGACGTCAATGAACCACCAGTATTTGATGTGAATCCACAAGACCTCTACATGAACGAAAACACTGTAAGTTCCtgtaacatttacaatgtacctTAGTATGGAAACACTACACTTTGGTTCTATTAATTTGACAAATATCAGAAAATCATCTCATTCTGTAAAGATATCAATGGAAGTCATGGAATTATGATGAACAATCGACAATCTAGTAATATATTTGCTCTTACTCTCTCTTTAGGCAATAGACAGCAATCTACCTGTTGACCTCTCAGTAACTGACACTGATGATGCACCAGCCGACTTGACATTTGCTGTTGTTTCAAGTACTTACAGTGGTTTTTTCAAAGTCGTCCAAACTCCCAAGTTAAGAGTCAGAGCAGAAATGAACTACGAGGATGGCTATCCCGAACCATTCACAATTCAAGTTTCAGTAACAGATTCTGCAGGGAACAGTGACTATCTGACAGTGAATGTATACTTGGTAAATCTCAACGACAACGAACCAGTATTTACACTGGATCCTTACACGGTGGAAGTTAAGGAAAATTGGCCTGGCGGAATGACTGTACTGACCGTCACTGCGACGGACGACGACGGCGACAACATCGAGTATGACATCGACCCTTACAGTCCCTACATTGAGGTTGACCGAAACACTGGGGATGTTCGACTTAAGCAGTCCTTGGATAGAGAAACACTTGGTCGGACCATACAGGTGACAGTAACAGCAACTGATGATGGAACCACTCCGTTACAAGGAATATCTTACATCAATATCACCATCAAAGACGTTAATGATAATCAACCAGTGTTTTCAAAGGAGTTCTATGATTGGGAAATCAGATATGATGCTGatcttggtacatacatcaacagTGTAACAGCAGGTGATGCAGACAAAGGTACGTTATTGCCAGTGGAAGTAAGACCTTGTAAAGACCCTTGTCTGGTTAGAATTGAAATTTAACTGAGACCACTCAACAGTAGTTTGGCAGAGCTACAGCAAAAGTTGTCCCCGAGCAAAATAATGTTCCTATGTGATCCTTACGGTTCCACCGTGACTTATATGATATCACCAATGTGAGAACCTATGATCAAGGACCTCTACCTTACATAAACAGAACCTCATCCAAAACTTCTGAAGTACGTAAGATTGGGCTCAATTAagtttattcataaaacaacattCGACCCCCTATATACTAATTATTTAACCAGTATATTCTTCACTTTCAAGTCCTTGAAAATAAAGAGTAATGTAAATGTGTACCATCATTTGTCATACATTGTTTGCATCTTCACtctatatactttaatatagtGTGTATCTTTCTTCGTCTTTAGGTACAAATGCAGCGCTGACGTATTCTTTGTTGATGGACCATGTATATTTCGATATGGACGACATTGGTAAGGTGTCAGTGGCAGATGGTCTCAAGGCGGAGACAACATATGTGTTATTTTGTCGTGCTGAAGATTCTGGAACTCCATCTGAAACATCAGAGTAAGTATTACCACAACAACGCATAGTATACAATTCCCGGGAAGTTGAGAACGATGGGGAAGGGGGACGAGGAACAAAATTTGAACCTTTTTCATAACAttgttaaaacaaacaaacaaacaaacaaacaaacaaacaaacaaacaaacaaacaataaacttATGACAACATACACACTGTATTAATAAGTTCTGTACAAATCAAGAATTTTACAATCAAACGCTTATGATATAAGCTTACCATGATGCACGTCTTTCCGATCACAGGACCTATTGAGCTTAAAGTCACGattttcttgttttcagcatAGCTGTGATTCGCGTTGATGCGTTCATTCCTCAACTTGTTCTCATAAATGTGCATCTTGGCATCACAGTCGGCGCCTTCGATGCTACCGAAAGGACACAACTTTTGAACACACTGAATGCAATCTATGCTCCCTGGGAGTTTAGGATTTCAGCTGTGAAGTCAGAAGACGTCGTGACGTCATCAAGTCGACGACTACTGTCAAGGTAGGCAGTCTTGAATTTGAAGGAGAATTTGGCAGCAATCACAAACTATTGTTGAGACGGCCATCTGTTTAGTCACACAGATAATTACAGTATAGGTGCATACCTTAATTGtagataaaataattatattgtaattttactgatcCAGCATACCTTTTCTATTTCTACAGCAATGCAGTGCTAGAAATGTACGCTTTAAAGAATGATGCAACAGAGGACATCAACAATCTTAACTTGCCCAAGGAATTTATATACGTAGATGCTTTGGTGAACTCCATGACAAAAGACTCGGAGGGTACACCTACTGACGTTCTGGGTAGCACAGACATCGTACTCGTAGACCCAACCTATCCATCTGAAGTTGTCATCACAGATATTAACTGGTGGTTGGATACATTAGAAGGACGTATCACCACTGGTGTATTGTCAGCTTTAGCATTTATTCTCCTTCTCCTCCTCCTGATCATCTGTTGCTGGAAATGTTGTTGTCACAGACTAGCTGGCTGCTGTCGAAGGTGTTGTCATCGTAAAGAGAAAGTCGACTTGATTGATGAAAGAACGTAAGTACAATATTGATGTACACCGGGTTTGTATTTGAAGTATAACTTTTCGTTATGATATAGTGTTGATGATTAGCTGGGATATAGTTACCGTCGCAATCAGGGGTTGGcaagatgaaatatgtttccCATAAAAAAGTAGGTGTAACTGTGTAAAAGATTGAAAGAGTGGCTCCAAAAGAAAGAGACACATTTCTAATTGGTGTTTTAACAGACACGTCATAAGGTAACCTTTCGTAGAACAGACTACAAAATATGGCCACCTTTATCGTATGTTTACATCTATTACTTTTGGTGCTTAAGCTGAACTCTACTTCGTATTGGATATTGGCGctctataaatgtattgattgattgattgattgattgattgattaaggTTTTTTGACACATTGTACGTTTCTAAGATAGTCAAATATTGATGCataatgataaattaatgtaattatatcaTACAGGTCAGGGTGGGAACTTAGACCAAAGGAAGAACCTGTTTTAGAGAAACGAAGAATGGTTATCGAGACTCCCCCACCGTCTCCTGAAATGATGGAGGTATACAACGGTCCTCAAAAACCACATCACAAACCTGCCGACGAAGCGCCCCCAGGTGGTAACGGATTGGGCGGGAAGTTCGATTTCAGGTACGCTGGACGGCCACATCCAGGTGGACCTCAAACTCTGAAAGCAAAAGATCGACCAACTCTAATCTTGCCATCTTCCCCAACCAGTCCACAGAGTACTAACAACGCTACAAATAAACCCTTTTCTAAACCATCCATGGTGAAGAAGAATACACCAACCTTGCAGAGAAGAACAGGTGGTGGACGTGTATCGCCTGTGGTGTCTGCCAGTGATGAAAAAGACACAGACAATAGATTCGATGGAAGTCGTTATGACAACGGTAAGTGCCAGCATATATGACcaatgtgtatttcacaaataaaaaaatcaccATAAGATTATATAGTTATACAAAGACTTATTTCGTATCGTATCGCCATATCACCTGGCAAGATGTGTTGTATGATGATTCGTAATTGTCatcatacattgtgtatgtcatAACAAAAACTATCCAAAAGCTGGTcctcatacatttgtatttgaactTCAGGACTTCAGGATCTTTGAGTGTGTGATAGTCGATTTGCGTAAAAACACTATATTCTTGCGTTTGACTTTATCCCTGATCAAAAAATATCTTGATTTTCTTCCAGTTACTGGGCGTACGTACAACTTCAACACAACGACGGGAGAAGGTCGGTGGGATGCTTCGCCTCGTATATCACGTCGGGATAGAAGCGACAACAATCTTGatgtgtaaaaaaatattacccGGACACCCAGACGACAGCACGTTACTGCTGGACTTGTTTTCCGTAGTGATGAAACATGTTTTAGAATCGTTAAACTTTTGATGTACacattgataatacaaatatatgacaTTTACAAGTTTTACTACAGTGATGGGTATGAAGGAGATTGTGATTTCGAGATGGAAGAAAACGGAATCGCGAACCCTTTATAGTTCGATATAAAAAAAGTATGATTATATAGTGACGTTTTCATTTCTTAGGTTGAATCCCGAGAATGTAATTTTGAATTACGCGGTCATGTTTCAAATTATTGAACTTGAAGAAAAATGTGTGAAGAAATCGAATGAAAATACACATTGTGATAAGTGAGAGCATGTCACAAAATATGGTTGTGTTGATACATTTCAAAATGCCCCTTTTCAGCTTAACGGAAAAATCCACATGCGTGTAATTAGTTCGTTGACGATCTAAGAAAATAGTCTCAGAGATATGAATAATACTTATGTGTGTAACAAATGGATATGCGTGTATATAGACATATTTTACCAGTTCTTTCGtagaatatacatatattgtacagttctctcgtagtatatatatatattgtacagttctatcgtagtatatacatatattgtacagttctatcgtagtatatacatatattgtacagttctctcgtagtatatatatatattgtacagttctatcgtagtatatacatatattgtacagttctatcgtagtatatacatatattgtacagttctatcgtagtatatacatatattgtacagttctatcgtagtatatacatatattgtacagttCTATCGTAGCAAATATtcactattatattatagcGTGTGTGTATATCATTTAGCAAAGGTGCATGTTTTGTAGCACTATTCATCTTTTGTTTCAGAAAATAATATACATAGTTTATGATTCACCACCAATGCGACATTATTTATGAAAGCATCTCACAATAATTTACTTAAAATTGTGGTGACGGAATTATTATGTGACGGGCTATGACGTAATTAAAGCTTGCATTTGTAACTGAGATATTCGTCATGAAGTATGTAAGTTCTGGTCAAATTAAAAGCCTAGAGTACATTGAAAAAGTGGCGAAAATTGCATGCTATTTGATTGTGATTAGGCGTTGCTGGAGTCCACTGCACTTGCACATGTTCGAAGTTTGGTAATACGGTAGGGACTTACATGTAAGGTAAATGTGCAAGTGGTTTGTAAAGTAGATGTCATTGTCACACCACTAGTTGCAACGTAGACGTCTTATCTATacaaagaaagttgaagtttttcATACATTTACAGCGTTTAAATGGTACGACTAGCTTACAAAAgtaattttaaatattaaacCGTTGAGAGAGATTAGAGATAATCTAATGAGATATTACAACAAATATCACagtagaaataaataatatattctgtCAACTTGATATACAGCATGTCAGTGTGGATTGACGTGTACCAATACTTAACAACCAAGCCTACTGCTGTAATCACGTGAATAgatttgcaatttattgttgtaaagttttaaTGTTCGTTTCGACGATGTAACGCATGCTTTATTGACCAATCGGTGAATTGTATATGCTTTGATTTAAGGTGTAATAAATAGTTCTTTGAATTGAAATCTTGATCTTTGTTTCCCTGTGAGTGACAAAATGGTTAtaaatgttgccatgacaaaaTGAATGATTGACTATGGATGTCGTATTAGTTTTGACTTACTAGGAGGTGTTGAGGTAAAGtgaaaaaaacagacaaatGTAACAGAAACTTTTTCCTGCGTTGAACTTGATTTATAGTCTGAGCAAAGTTCTAATTGACAACCCAATCTTCGTACATAATTTTTACTGTTACTTTATACTTTATCTAACCACTAACgattttttatatgaaaattaaagttttaattGTTTCAGTCACATCATAGTACGTAGACCCAGTACTGTATTCTCATACATAGAAGTCTTAGTTCAATTTTAGTGAATGATGCCAGTGGTAGCTAGGAGAACTGAAACTGGTACAGCTTTCTGATTATTAGTTTCTACTTACTATAGATATTTCTTCTGCAACCAAAATAGTGAATTTTTAGCATTGCATCTTTAAAAAGGGATAATTTCAAGTCATGTGACAGGAATGGTGTTTCTAAATTTCGCTCAAGTTATTAAGTGCGGCAAAGGAATCGCTGATTACACATACGAGTGCGTTTCTCAGCATTGGCAAGTTACTGTacaagagcgcccacaacgatACCTACGAACGACGGATAGCAGTGCATTCTGGGTATTATCAAAGATGGCTGCGCCCATAAAATGTGATAACTTGTAAATCGTGAGGAGTACTGTAGTAGATTCCCAATACATAACAGAAGTTTAAAGAATCTAAGATGTTTCTCGAGTGCCTCATTTGATGTAAACTGTTCAAGAAGACTATGGCAGTAAATTTTGGAAAAGTATTCCGTCACACAACATCGCGTAGATGGATTTACTCTCGAGTCCGGGAGTTACACAACGGCTATCCAATCATTACTTCTCGATTCTCTCGCCAACACGTTTTATCTAATTATAAATGTGGTTGTGGAAGGTTATCAGAAGGTCTTTTACAACGGACTAACATAGCAATGTCATGTGTACGTTTGATGCACCCTGGTAATCCCAAAGGCGAAgcaattatgaatatatttgaTCGTAATGCAAAACGACTACAGAGAAACCGAGCTGCAGTTTTGGAAGATGCCCATGTTTACGACTATCTGAAAGACGAGGTATGGTCTAACTAATGACACACAGTTATAAGTAAAATCAAAGTTACCGGTAATAAACATGAAGAGAAGGATACAATTGTTAAGAGATGGCATTCACTGATTCAGTGGAGTCTTGGAAGATGATCAGTTGgcacttcatttgcatatcttgtgGCTTTATTTTTGTTCATATATGCGCCTACGGCTTACTAATAAAAGGTGGGTGGAAAAGCCAAATTAACTGCTCTTTGTTAAGAGCATCGCATAAATGCAAATCAACATTTTCCTAGGTTTTATTCACTTATGACAGTTCAATATATCTTATTGTCTTCTATTTTCTTTAAGGTTGCATTTCGAGTAAGTGATAGACTGAGAGACATTACAAGGTAGGTTTACTCCTTCTAATAATCGTCAATCCACTACTGTCCTAACTATATTGTTGTCATGATTTGGCAACCATGATTAAAGAGAAGGAagtttgcatagatttccataccttgttgccatggttataaTTTTGTCTGCAAACTCTTGGAAACAATCtgggtcactcatattttcctgaCTGAAAACTAGTTTTCATAGTCgtgtaattgtaaaataaaaaatcaggCTCAATGTAATTAACTTTGCAATAGCAACACAACTTGTTAACTCATGAACAACTTGTGCTGATTCAAGAAAAGAGACAAAATGGCATCTTACCTACAATGTAGAAATCTACAGTGACAATAAAAAGAATTGATTGTACACTACATGTTTTTCAATAATCGATGCATTGTAGCTTTGAGTGACATTTTGCTGTTTGTTAATGGAAACAATTTCTACAATGTGTTCCACATGAAAGGGTTAGGTATGATAGACTATAAGTTTGGTTCCCCATTGttgtgtttgattttatttcCAAGGGACCTCTACTTTGCTCATGTGCATGGAAACTTTGAGTTTGGGTTTTAACATTGTTTTGAagcatatatatacacttatatatatatatgtttaataGAATGTCTAGTGATGGTGTTAGTGATGGTGTTACACTCACATAATTGTGTATCTAAACAACAATCAAACCTGCACTGTAGACACTTCTAGCAATAAGCCATTCCAGGctgcaaacagaaaattgagaatacagtgccCTCGCTCAAATGGGATGTATCATCACCTCACAGTACTGTTTGTCCCTTGGTTTTCTgcagaagtgtaaatcagggatgttttccATATTGTTCAGTCACCAAAGAAAGCagcagacaggaagtagagcaccaccatggcaaatttttgAAAGGCCTATTGTAAGGTAGACATATTGATAATCATTTTTCACTTTATTTCCAGGAAATTTCCCATTGCGCTTGACCTTGGTTGTGGTAAAGGTCATATAGCAAAATACATGCGTGATGTAAGTTTATTAATTTGTTAAATTATTCTGTAGGAATGTCCAATCAATTGGTTTttataaaaaacatacatatattgtaccTTAGGTAATGagattacatgtataaagtttGCAAAGAAAATTACTAGTGCTGATCGCTTTTTGATAAGTCTCCTTTTTAACTAAATCAGAGAAGGAGAAGGTCTTTGGAAATAACAACTTACTCACAGGACTGAAGACCATTATTGATTTGGGACAGCTTACATCTGTATAGCTTAGCCTGTTTAGTAATGCCGTGCAACCACCTGAGATGATTTACACAGTAAAAGACATATCGACATGACTAGTTCAttaaccatagacataattgtGGATGAATATATTACTGTTTCAAAGGATATATGAACGAGTTAGTCATGCTTACTCTTCATCCAGAAATGCCACAACTTTTactacaaaataaaaactaaactGTTTAAAGAAATTAAAGATGTATCATCtacatggtagtacatgtatactagtgttTATTGTCAGtacatggtagtacatgtatactagtgttTATTGTCAGtacatg is part of the Glandiceps talaboti chromosome 2, keGlaTala1.1, whole genome shotgun sequence genome and encodes:
- the LOC144450284 gene encoding cadherin EGF LAG seven-pass G-type receptor 2-like — its product is MDRRMKTLSVLIRGLIFTLLTRYADSALMLTTTSMTVTIPELAVDGTAVGSTFTTSGQPVTALYYYTLETITPNPGAGNEPFQLNQGIASDTNVATIVVKNPPGLDFETVSQWTLEVIVEDLFDPTAGTATTILTVDVTNESDPPTFLNLPGSGTVRELVTSPEVVKLVSVSDDENPTDSSGISIDIINTIPTGGPFDITSTVHNVPTVGVAVFTIENTANPGLDYESGITTWTLEIEAMDANSQTTIAFLTVDVLDENEPVYIANLPDTQVVGETMFGQIFVVQTIDVDVNDTTLPTFTMSPGGVPFTIDALGNIEVVPPGLNYMIQNSYTLTVTIDDGTFTDTQDLYVQVRDENAGPIILNLPDTISITEDSLGGNVFFTLSPYDIDGDTAICTFSPNPNDGNFDFNSTTYEIGLVTAPSLDAETTSSYEITVVCNDGMIIGPSAKLTVNVTAVNEPPVILNLPATVTVPEDAFNAAGIFLVDGYDVDGDEVNFTISVSPTSGQSKFSVADVALFDDGQIRIVNNPNFDYETVNQYIIIVEASDGIYTATGTLNVDITDVNEPPVFDVNPQDLYMNENTAIDSNLPVDLSVTDTDDAPADLTFAVVSSTYSGFFKVVQTPKLRVRAEMNYEDGYPEPFTIQVSVTDSAGNSDYLTVNVYLVNLNDNEPVFTLDPYTVEVKENWPGGMTVLTVTATDDDGDNIEYDIDPYSPYIEVDRNTGDVRLKQSLDRETLGRTIQVTVTATDDGTTPLQGISYINITIKDVNDNQPVFSKEFYDWEIRYDADLGTYINSVTAGDADKGTNAALTYSLLMDHVYFDMDDIGKVSVADGLKAETTYVLFCRAEDSGTPSETSDIAVIRVDAFIPQLVLINVHLGITVGAFDATERTQLLNTLNAIYAPWEFRISAVKSEDVVTSSSRRLLSSNAVLEMYALKNDATEDINNLNLPKEFIYVDALVNSMTKDSEGTPTDVLGSTDIVLVDPTYPSEVVITDINWWLDTLEGRITTGVLSALAFILLLLLLIICCWKCCCHRLAGCCRRCCHRKEKVDLIDERTSGWELRPKEEPVLEKRRMVIETPPPSPEMMEVYNGPQKPHHKPADEAPPGGNGLGGKFDFRYAGRPHPGGPQTLKAKDRPTLILPSSPTSPQSTNNATNKPFSKPSMVKKNTPTLQRRTGGGRVSPVVSASDEKDTDNRFDGSRYDNVTGRTYNFNTTTGEGRWDASPRISRRDRSDNNLDV